The genomic DNA CGGGCGGTTGAGTCGCTGGTGGTCTCGATCTCGATCTCGAAGCTCTTGCCCGCTCGCACCTCGGTCACCTCATCGAAGCCGACCCGGTTGAGCGCATTGCAGATCGCCTTGCCCTGAGGGTCCAGAATCTCGCGCCTGGGGTAGACCGTCACTTTCGCTCGCACTTCGGGTTCCTCCTAGCTATCGGCGCGGCGTCATGCATTCACGCTCAGCCACGGTGTCGGCTGAGACTGCTCGCTCACGCAGATCTCGGTGCGAGCGATGCCCAGAGACAGGACCCGGGCCACGGCCTCGCGCGCCAGCACCGGCAAGTTGTTGGTTCGAGACAGGTGGTAGAGAACGACCCATTGCAGGCGCCTGGACATGATCTCGCGCAGCCCGTCGGCCGCGTCGTGATTCGAAAGATGACCATTGTCGCCGG from bacterium includes the following:
- the purS gene encoding phosphoribosylformylglycinamidine synthase subunit PurS, yielding MRAKVTVYPRREILDPQGKAICNALNRVGFDEVTEVRAGKSFEIEIETTSDSTARERLQQMCSKLLSNPIVEDFELELVAEE